A region from the Sphingomonas sp. S2-65 genome encodes:
- a CDS encoding methyl-accepting chemotaxis protein encodes MHWFEANAPIRQKMFVAFATMIGIMALILASSFFGWIGQAVGAGLILVAIYLGARFRAAVCDPYVTTVVRMEGLAAGDLDSAIRYTDYQDCVGRLSRGMLTFRDAAVAQRRSGAEQAEVVRILGESLARLTHGDLTADVTAQVPPAYAELKANFNEAMTSLRTLIGSVSESADAIRTGSGEIAQASEDLARRTEANAASLEETSAAVTQMDGRLKATAQAATRTVERADGAISTVQGGRGIADEAVQAMARVADGAKGIDSVIEGLDKIAFQTRVLAMNAAVEAGRAGEAGRGFAVVADLVSALAMRSEEEAARARDQLTATQTDIVSAVEMVQKVDGALANISGDVAEVHSLLAQMASDNQAQSTAISEISVAIGTMDQSTQQNAAMVEQTSAAARNLTQEVATLADQAGKFEVGQSRPAPRSFTPHQPPIRAKKRYASPVAPLASVSAAQDDWATF; translated from the coding sequence ATGCACTGGTTCGAAGCCAACGCTCCCATACGACAGAAGATGTTCGTCGCCTTCGCCACGATGATCGGCATCATGGCGCTCATTCTCGCGTCGAGTTTCTTCGGCTGGATCGGCCAAGCGGTCGGGGCGGGGCTGATCCTCGTGGCGATCTATCTCGGTGCCCGCTTTCGCGCTGCGGTGTGCGACCCGTATGTGACTACGGTAGTGCGCATGGAAGGCCTCGCCGCCGGCGACCTGGACAGCGCCATCCGCTATACCGACTATCAGGATTGCGTCGGCCGGTTGAGCCGCGGCATGCTGACCTTCCGCGACGCAGCGGTCGCGCAACGCCGATCGGGCGCCGAACAGGCGGAAGTGGTACGTATCCTGGGTGAAAGCCTTGCCCGGCTGACGCACGGCGATCTTACCGCCGACGTGACCGCCCAAGTTCCCCCTGCCTATGCCGAGCTGAAGGCCAACTTCAACGAAGCGATGACCAGCCTGCGCACCCTGATCGGTTCAGTGAGCGAGAGCGCGGACGCGATCCGCACCGGCTCGGGCGAGATCGCCCAGGCGTCGGAAGACCTGGCGCGCCGCACCGAAGCCAATGCCGCGAGCTTGGAGGAGACTTCGGCAGCGGTGACGCAGATGGACGGGCGCCTGAAGGCGACGGCGCAGGCCGCAACCCGCACTGTGGAGCGTGCCGACGGCGCGATCTCGACGGTGCAGGGCGGGCGCGGCATCGCCGACGAAGCGGTGCAGGCGATGGCGCGGGTCGCGGATGGCGCCAAGGGCATCGACAGCGTGATCGAGGGCCTCGACAAGATCGCCTTCCAGACGCGCGTGCTTGCGATGAACGCCGCGGTGGAAGCCGGGCGTGCCGGCGAGGCCGGGCGCGGCTTCGCGGTGGTTGCCGACCTGGTGTCGGCGCTGGCGATGCGCTCGGAAGAGGAAGCCGCGCGTGCCCGCGACCAGCTGACCGCGACTCAGACCGACATCGTCTCGGCGGTGGAGATGGTCCAGAAGGTCGATGGCGCACTGGCCAACATCTCGGGCGACGTCGCCGAGGTCCACAGCCTGCTGGCGCAGATGGCCAGCGACAACCAGGCGCAGTCGACCGCGATCAGCGAGATCAGCGTGGCGATCGGGACGATGGACCAGTCCACTCAGCAGAATGCGGCGATGGTCGAGCAGACCTCGGCCGCCGCGCGCAACCTGACTCAGGAAGTCGCGACGCTGGCCGATCAGGCGGGCAAGTTCGAGGTCGGCCAGAGCCGGCCTGCGCCCCGCTCCTTCACGCCGCATCAACCGCCGATCCGCGCGAAGAAGCGCTATGCTTCCCCGGTAGCACCGCTCGCCTCCGTCTCCGCCGCGCAGGATGACTGGGCCACGTTCTAG
- the flaF gene encoding flagellar biosynthesis regulator FlaF — MTITAYQAARSRVEMPRAAEHRLLSQITGEMMDAETAGLTGAHLAAPLHRNREMWSVFVTDCGTPGNGLPAELRASIISLGLWVQRFTSDVIAGREPIGELISLNRTMMEGLAVQRLAA, encoded by the coding sequence ATGACCATCACTGCCTATCAGGCGGCCCGGAGCCGCGTTGAAATGCCGCGCGCGGCGGAGCACCGCCTGTTGAGCCAGATCACCGGCGAAATGATGGATGCGGAAACGGCGGGGCTCACGGGAGCCCATTTGGCCGCGCCGCTTCATCGCAACCGCGAGATGTGGTCCGTCTTCGTCACCGATTGCGGCACTCCCGGCAATGGTCTGCCGGCCGAGCTGCGCGCATCGATCATCTCGCTTGGCCTATGGGTCCAGCGCTTCACCAGCGACGTGATCGCCGGCCGGGAGCCTATCGGTGAGCTGATCTCGCTCAACCGGACCATGATGGAAGGGCTTGCGGTCCAGCGCCTCGCGGCCTGA
- the motA gene encoding flagellar motor stator protein MotA has translation MLNGVGFIIILVCVFGSFMISGGKFAIIMHALPHELMAIGGASIGAFVVSNSMGTVKKAGKGLVRSFKGGKWKAQDYKDLLTMMFGVLSTFKKGGATALEPHLDKPEESSLFQPYPRLLKDHHLIEFTCDYLRMMTVNFEDPHQLEAAMEADIEKHHHEEAHPQHALQIMADGLPAVGIVAAVLGVIKTMGSIDQPTEILGAMIGGALVGTFLGILLSYCLVGPLAAKLLETIEEDSKPFFIVKTAIVAYAQNQPVQVAIEIARRMTPSVYAPTFQQLETALDEAKNGLTPATA, from the coding sequence ATGCTGAACGGCGTCGGTTTCATCATCATCCTCGTTTGCGTCTTCGGGAGCTTCATGATCTCGGGCGGCAAGTTCGCGATCATCATGCACGCGCTGCCGCACGAGCTCATGGCCATCGGCGGCGCGTCGATCGGCGCCTTCGTCGTGTCCAACTCGATGGGCACGGTCAAGAAGGCCGGTAAGGGACTCGTGCGCTCGTTCAAGGGCGGCAAGTGGAAAGCGCAGGACTATAAGGACCTGCTCACCATGATGTTTGGCGTGCTGTCGACCTTCAAGAAGGGCGGTGCCACTGCACTCGAGCCGCATCTCGATAAGCCCGAGGAGAGCTCGCTCTTCCAGCCCTACCCCCGGCTGCTCAAGGATCACCACCTGATCGAATTCACGTGCGACTATCTGCGCATGATGACGGTCAATTTCGAGGATCCGCACCAGCTCGAAGCCGCGATGGAAGCCGATATCGAAAAGCACCATCACGAGGAGGCGCATCCTCAGCATGCGCTCCAGATCATGGCCGACGGCCTTCCCGCGGTCGGGATCGTCGCCGCGGTGCTCGGCGTGATCAAGACGATGGGCTCGATCGACCAGCCGACCGAGATCCTTGGCGCCATGATCGGTGGCGCGCTCGTCGGCACCTTCCTTGGCATTCTTCTCAGCTACTGCCTCGTGGGTCCGCTTGCGGCGAAGTTGCTGGAAACGATCGAGGAGGACTCCAAGCCCTTCTTCATCGTGAAGACCGCAATCGTCGCTTACGCCCAGAACCAGCCGGTTCAGGTCGCCATCGAGATCGCCCGCCGCATGACGCCGTCGGTCTACGCACCGACCTTCCAGCAACTAGAAACTGCACTCGACGAGGCGAAAAATGGACTCACCCCTGCCACTGCATGA
- a CDS encoding STAS domain-containing protein translates to MDSPLPLHDGAVRLPAHGTTVTADDLRVGLVLAADQNDTIEVDASDVESVGQAVLQLLVAARAEASASGQGFRIANPSQAFVERVKSCHLAHAVGLESGDAL, encoded by the coding sequence ATGGACTCACCCCTGCCACTGCATGACGGCGCGGTGCGCTTGCCCGCGCACGGCACCACCGTCACCGCGGACGATCTGCGCGTGGGCCTGGTCCTCGCTGCCGATCAGAACGACACCATCGAGGTCGATGCGTCGGACGTGGAAAGCGTCGGCCAGGCAGTGCTCCAGCTCCTCGTCGCGGCGCGTGCCGAAGCCTCTGCCAGCGGCCAGGGCTTTCGCATCGCCAACCCCAGCCAAGCTTTCGTCGAACGCGTGAAGAGCTGCCACTTGGCGCACGCGGTCGGCCTCGAATCCGGAGACGCCCTGTGA
- a CDS encoding response regulator encodes MSKLILTVDDSASMRMLLKTSLTAQGYRIEAANDGQHGLERMHEVKPDLLITDINMPKMDGFELIEAVRAESEFRGTPILVLSTEFSDEKKQRARSAGATGWITKPFEATKLGAAIRRVCP; translated from the coding sequence GTGAGCAAGTTGATCCTAACCGTCGATGACTCGGCGAGCATGCGCATGCTGCTCAAGACGTCGCTGACCGCCCAGGGCTACCGCATCGAAGCAGCCAATGACGGCCAGCACGGCCTGGAGCGCATGCATGAGGTCAAGCCGGATCTGCTGATCACCGACATCAACATGCCCAAGATGGACGGCTTCGAGCTGATCGAGGCGGTACGCGCCGAGAGTGAATTCCGCGGCACGCCGATCCTGGTCCTTTCGACCGAATTCTCCGACGAGAAGAAGCAGCGCGCCCGCTCGGCCGGCGCCACCGGCTGGATCACCAAGCCTTTCGAAGCCACCAAGCTGGGAGCGGCTATCCGCCGCGTATGCCCGTGA
- a CDS encoding chemotaxis protein CheA: MPVSDELDEIQAIFFEECTEGLVTAEQGLSAMQGGDVSAETIAGVFRAVHSIKGGAGAFGHADLTAFAHKFENVLDEVRGGKIAPTPAVVKVMLSSFDVLSDHVEAAKGLAGRPNDAAALAALEKVLNERGAGDAAAAPAPTPAPAPPAAEEDDFGFTPVAFSLDDFDAPAGAAADGAWTIRFKPSQAALANAGEPLLIIRELETLGATVEGVDVSTVPPLRELDPENAYFTWTLSMPADVPENDIRDCFDFVAPDSLIEIERARTEPAADPFDFAPVPAPAAEADEMGFVPVSALIEDFDANIGQVVQAIANAGTALATAPAAAPAETAAAPKAVEAAQTIRVDLAKLDLLLNLVGELVIRNSILADRLSPADRQRVELPELARLTRQIQDNVMSLRAQPIKQAFSRVPRMLRDLSVETGKTINLETTGETTEVDKGVIEKIGDPLTHMIRNAADHGLESAEERIAAGKDPAGTIKLSAEQKGARIFVRVQDNGRGINRERVRAKAVEKGIISADAQLSNEEIDQLICAPGFSTAETISNISGRGVGMDVVRSNVEALGGRIEITSVPGEGTTFTMVLPLTLAILDGMIVRLAGQRFVLPLTHVLETVQPETGQVKRTSPDTEVIDMRGEYVPVKRAVDIFGLNDDRAIEESLVVIVESEASGKVGLVVDTIDDRREVVIKSLDQNLHPIRGLGGATILGDGSIALILDIEALVAAPATRFTPKGLAA, translated from the coding sequence ATGCCCGTGAGCGACGAACTCGACGAAATCCAGGCGATCTTCTTCGAAGAATGCACTGAAGGGCTCGTTACCGCCGAGCAGGGCCTTTCGGCCATGCAAGGCGGCGACGTGTCGGCAGAAACCATCGCCGGCGTGTTCCGCGCGGTGCACTCGATCAAGGGTGGCGCCGGCGCCTTCGGCCATGCCGACCTGACCGCCTTCGCCCACAAGTTCGAGAACGTCCTGGACGAGGTCCGTGGCGGCAAGATCGCCCCGACGCCCGCCGTCGTGAAGGTCATGCTCAGCTCCTTCGACGTCCTGTCGGACCATGTCGAGGCTGCCAAGGGTCTGGCCGGCCGTCCCAACGACGCCGCCGCGCTCGCGGCGCTGGAAAAGGTGCTGAACGAACGTGGCGCCGGCGATGCCGCTGCTGCGCCCGCTCCTACCCCCGCCCCGGCGCCACCGGCGGCCGAAGAGGATGATTTCGGCTTCACGCCCGTCGCCTTCTCGCTCGACGATTTCGACGCGCCTGCCGGCGCTGCGGCCGACGGCGCGTGGACGATCCGGTTCAAGCCGTCCCAGGCCGCGCTGGCCAATGCCGGCGAGCCGCTGCTGATCATCCGCGAGCTCGAAACGCTTGGCGCCACTGTCGAGGGCGTGGACGTCTCCACCGTGCCTCCCTTGCGCGAACTTGACCCCGAGAACGCGTATTTCACCTGGACGCTCAGCATGCCTGCCGACGTTCCGGAGAACGACATCCGCGACTGCTTCGATTTCGTCGCGCCGGATTCGCTGATCGAGATCGAGCGCGCACGCACGGAGCCCGCTGCCGACCCTTTTGACTTCGCGCCCGTCCCGGCTCCCGCTGCCGAGGCGGACGAGATGGGCTTTGTGCCCGTCTCCGCGCTGATCGAGGATTTCGACGCGAACATCGGCCAGGTCGTCCAGGCGATCGCCAATGCGGGCACCGCGCTGGCCACCGCGCCAGCGGCCGCCCCTGCCGAAACCGCTGCGGCGCCCAAGGCCGTCGAAGCCGCGCAGACGATTCGCGTCGACCTCGCCAAGCTCGACCTGCTGCTCAACCTGGTCGGCGAGCTCGTCATCCGCAACTCGATCCTGGCCGACCGGCTCTCGCCCGCCGACCGCCAGCGGGTCGAGCTGCCCGAACTCGCCCGGCTGACGCGCCAGATCCAGGACAATGTCATGTCGCTGCGCGCGCAGCCGATCAAGCAGGCCTTCAGCCGCGTGCCGCGCATGCTGCGCGACCTCTCGGTCGAGACCGGCAAGACGATCAACCTGGAGACTACCGGCGAGACCACCGAAGTCGACAAGGGCGTGATCGAGAAGATCGGCGATCCCCTCACGCACATGATCCGCAACGCTGCGGATCACGGGCTGGAAAGCGCCGAGGAACGCATCGCCGCTGGCAAGGACCCGGCCGGCACGATCAAGCTGTCGGCCGAGCAGAAGGGCGCCCGCATCTTCGTTCGCGTCCAGGACAATGGCCGCGGCATCAACCGCGAGCGGGTCCGCGCCAAGGCCGTCGAGAAGGGCATCATCAGCGCCGACGCCCAGCTGTCGAACGAAGAGATCGACCAGCTGATCTGCGCGCCCGGCTTTTCGACCGCGGAGACCATTTCGAACATTTCAGGGCGCGGCGTCGGAATGGACGTGGTGCGCTCGAACGTCGAGGCGCTCGGCGGCCGTATCGAGATCACCTCGGTTCCCGGCGAAGGCACCACCTTCACCATGGTCCTGCCGCTCACGCTCGCGATCCTGGACGGCATGATCGTCCGCCTAGCCGGCCAGCGCTTCGTGCTGCCGCTCACGCATGTGCTCGAGACCGTTCAGCCGGAGACCGGCCAGGTCAAGCGCACTTCGCCCGACACCGAAGTGATCGACATGCGCGGCGAATATGTGCCGGTTAAGCGTGCCGTCGACATCTTCGGCCTCAACGACGACCGCGCCATCGAGGAATCGCTGGTGGTGATCGTCGAGAGCGAAGCCTCGGGCAAGGTCGGGCTGGTGGTCGATACGATCGATGACCGCCGCGAAGTGGTGATCAAGAGCCTCGACCAGAACCTGCACCCGATCCGCGGCCTGGGCGGCGCCACCATCCTGGGCGACGGCTCGATCGCGCTGATCCTCGATATCGAGGCGCTCGTCGCCGCCCCCGCCACTCGCTTCACGCCCAAAGGACTGGCCGCATGA
- a CDS encoding chemotaxis protein CheW has translation MTTETANTDCKIVTFILGNQTFGIDMTALIEIREWENPTPLPNVPSFIKGVTNLRGNVIPVVGLAERLGWEPSAIHARSCILVVNILGKQAGFLVDEVNDIVAINRSEIQPAPEVETIEPSVIDGLVRITTRAKDGTRDENGTMVLLLDLDALSLTRHLDLAA, from the coding sequence ATGACCACCGAAACCGCCAACACCGATTGCAAGATCGTCACCTTCATCCTGGGCAACCAGACCTTCGGGATCGACATGACGGCGCTGATCGAGATCCGGGAGTGGGAGAACCCCACCCCGCTGCCCAACGTGCCGAGCTTCATCAAGGGCGTCACCAATTTGCGCGGCAACGTGATCCCGGTCGTCGGCCTCGCCGAGCGGCTGGGCTGGGAGCCAAGCGCGATCCACGCCCGCTCGTGCATCCTGGTGGTCAACATCCTGGGCAAGCAGGCCGGCTTCCTGGTCGACGAAGTCAACGACATCGTCGCGATCAACCGCTCGGAGATCCAGCCGGCGCCGGAAGTCGAGACGATCGAGCCCAGCGTCATCGACGGCCTGGTCCGCATCACCACCCGCGCCAAGGACGGCACTCGGGACGAGAATGGCACCATGGTACTGCTGCTCGATCTCGACGCGCTCAGCCTCACCCGTCACCTGGATCTCGCAGCGTGA
- a CDS encoding CheR family methyltransferase, producing the protein MSPAGSAGLALAGSSGSAAHNAELTPRDFAAIAAIMHSDARIELIPAKTTLVQSRLARRLREHGLARFADYVAMVQSDPEERHAMVVALTTNHTHFFREPHHFDHFRETVLPALKRKQGPIRIWSAGCSSGEEVYTIAMCLLGKDRTSASWLRNADVRLLATDIAPHVVESVKQGFYAENIAAGVPEPYRSAWMRPAQGGFVMADEARQLVTARVLNLFQPWPLKAAYDVIFCRNVMIYFGDPAKEELEERFVNQLAPGGHLYIGHSERLIGAAAAQMKSCGHTIYLKPEARG; encoded by the coding sequence GTGAGCCCCGCCGGCAGCGCCGGTCTGGCGCTCGCCGGCTCCTCCGGCAGCGCAGCGCATAACGCGGAGCTGACTCCGCGTGATTTCGCCGCCATCGCTGCGATCATGCACAGCGATGCGCGGATCGAGCTGATCCCGGCCAAGACCACGCTGGTGCAGTCGCGCTTGGCGCGTCGCCTGCGCGAGCATGGCCTGGCCCGCTTCGCCGATTATGTCGCGATGGTGCAGTCCGACCCTGAGGAACGGCACGCAATGGTGGTGGCCCTGACCACCAACCACACCCACTTCTTTCGCGAACCGCATCATTTCGATCATTTCCGCGAGACCGTCCTGCCGGCGCTCAAGCGCAAGCAGGGTCCGATCCGGATCTGGTCGGCAGGCTGCTCGTCGGGGGAGGAAGTCTACACCATCGCCATGTGCCTGCTGGGCAAGGACCGCACGTCGGCATCCTGGCTGCGCAACGCCGATGTGCGCCTGCTCGCGACCGACATCGCCCCGCATGTGGTGGAATCGGTCAAGCAGGGTTTTTACGCCGAAAACATCGCCGCGGGTGTGCCAGAACCTTATCGCAGCGCCTGGATGCGTCCCGCGCAGGGCGGCTTCGTCATGGCCGACGAGGCGCGCCAGTTGGTTACCGCGCGCGTGCTCAACCTGTTCCAGCCCTGGCCGCTCAAAGCCGCGTACGACGTGATCTTCTGCCGCAACGTCATGATCTATTTCGGCGACCCCGCGAAGGAAGAGCTCGAAGAGCGCTTCGTCAACCAGCTTGCGCCCGGCGGCCACCTCTATATCGGCCATTCCGAACGCTTGATCGGCGCAGCCGCGGCCCAGATGAAGTCGTGTGGCCACACCATCTACTTGAAGCCGGAGGCGCGCGGATGA
- a CDS encoding protein-glutamate methylesterase/protein-glutamine glutaminase — protein sequence MRPVRTLIVDDSASMRATLKRMLSADPEIEVVGAANDPFAARDMIKTLHPDVLTLDVEMPGMDGLSFLERIMRLRPMPVVMCSTLTARGAEVTIEALRLGAVDYVTKPSGTPEDIERDAGLLCEKVKNAARSVVRSTPQRVADQPALAGGAAGKLIAIGSSTGGVEALFSLLPALPADCPPVLIVQHMPASFTRSFADRLNGECRVHVTEASHGAQVQPGTVYIAPGGETHMELAGGVAGRIMLRRGDTVTGHRPSVDVLFRSAVPLGSAAVGVILTGMGGDGAEGLLAMRRAGARTLGQSRDTCVVWGMPRAAKELGAVEKEVGLSGMPEAILKACRETSRVGSA from the coding sequence ATGAGGCCTGTCCGTACGCTGATCGTCGACGACAGCGCCTCGATGCGCGCGACGCTGAAGCGCATGCTGTCCGCCGACCCGGAGATCGAAGTCGTCGGCGCGGCAAACGATCCTTTCGCGGCGCGCGACATGATCAAGACGCTGCACCCCGACGTGCTGACGCTCGACGTCGAGATGCCGGGCATGGACGGCCTGTCGTTCCTGGAACGCATCATGCGCCTGCGGCCGATGCCGGTGGTGATGTGCTCGACGCTTACCGCGCGCGGCGCGGAAGTCACGATTGAGGCGCTGCGCCTGGGCGCCGTCGACTACGTCACCAAGCCGAGCGGCACGCCCGAGGACATCGAGCGCGACGCCGGCCTGTTGTGCGAGAAGGTCAAGAACGCCGCGCGCTCGGTGGTTCGCTCGACGCCCCAGCGCGTTGCCGACCAGCCTGCCCTGGCCGGTGGCGCGGCTGGCAAGCTGATCGCGATCGGCTCGTCGACCGGCGGCGTGGAAGCGCTGTTCTCGCTGCTTCCGGCGCTGCCCGCCGATTGCCCGCCGGTGCTGATCGTCCAGCACATGCCGGCCAGCTTCACGCGAAGCTTCGCCGACCGGTTGAACGGAGAATGTCGGGTCCACGTCACCGAAGCGTCTCATGGGGCGCAGGTGCAGCCGGGAACCGTCTATATTGCTCCAGGAGGGGAAACCCACATGGAACTGGCCGGGGGTGTCGCCGGACGCATCATGCTGCGGCGCGGCGACACGGTGACGGGGCATCGCCCCTCGGTGGATGTGCTGTTCCGCTCCGCGGTGCCTCTGGGCTCCGCAGCGGTCGGGGTGATCCTGACCGGAATGGGCGGGGACGGCGCCGAAGGGTTGTTGGCCATGCGCCGCGCGGGTGCGCGCACGCTGGGCCAGAGCCGCGACACCTGCGTCGTGTGGGGCATGCCCCGCGCGGCCAAGGAACTTGGCGCGGTGGAGAAGGAAGTTGGTCTGTCTGGCATGCCTGAGGCGATCCTCAAGGCGTGCCGCGAAACGAGTAGAGTTGGGAGCGCGTAA
- a CDS encoding response regulator: protein MPAAAAIKVMVVDDQTSMRAMIRRALQDLGFKDVRDKGGAVEALESIKTDRVHLVISDFNMPEMDGLQFLEAVRKDPVIGKTVFIMLTGSADKEIVQKAAALGVNNYVVKPFAPAALKEKIERVFGELT from the coding sequence ATGCCTGCTGCTGCAGCAATCAAGGTGATGGTCGTGGACGACCAGACCAGTATGCGTGCGATGATCCGTCGCGCATTGCAGGACCTGGGCTTCAAGGACGTGCGCGACAAGGGCGGTGCCGTGGAGGCGCTGGAATCGATCAAGACCGATCGGGTGCACCTGGTCATCTCGGACTTCAACATGCCCGAGATGGACGGCCTCCAGTTCCTGGAAGCGGTGCGCAAGGACCCGGTGATCGGCAAGACCGTGTTCATCATGCTCACCGGCTCTGCCGACAAGGAGATCGTCCAGAAGGCCGCGGCGCTGGGCGTGAACAACTATGTGGTGAAGCCCTTCGCCCCCGCCGCCCTGAAGGAAAAGATCGAGCGCGTGTTCGGCGAGCTCACCTGA
- a CDS encoding chemotaxis protein CheD, giving the protein MRRVSIVQGENAIVAEPEVMVSTLLGSCVAACLYDPVAKVGGMNHFLLGEPGADHHVGANEMSRYGVHAMELLINGMMARGALRSRLRAHLYGGANIVSGLGPIGSSNAAFARRFMADEGIEIAHSDLGGTSARKIEFLPHEGRSRCTKVADMVPERPPAPLPLPADTGELELF; this is encoded by the coding sequence ATGCGCCGCGTGTCGATCGTCCAGGGTGAGAATGCGATCGTCGCGGAGCCCGAGGTCATGGTCTCCACCCTTTTGGGCAGCTGCGTGGCCGCATGCCTCTATGATCCGGTCGCCAAGGTAGGGGGGATGAACCACTTCCTGCTGGGCGAACCGGGCGCCGACCACCATGTCGGCGCGAACGAGATGTCGCGCTACGGCGTGCATGCGATGGAATTGCTGATCAACGGGATGATGGCCCGTGGCGCGCTGCGCAGCCGGCTGCGCGCGCACCTGTATGGCGGCGCGAACATCGTCTCGGGCCTCGGCCCGATCGGCTCGTCCAATGCCGCCTTCGCCCGCCGTTTCATGGCGGACGAAGGCATCGAGATCGCCCACAGCGACCTTGGCGGCACGTCGGCGCGCAAGATCGAGTTCCTGCCGCACGAAGGGCGCAGCCGCTGCACGAAGGTGGCCGACATGGTTCCCGAACGTCCCCCTGCCCCGCTTCCCCTCCCCGCCGATACCGGCGAACTGGAGCTGTTCTGA
- a CDS encoding flagellar motor protein MotB produces the protein MPAPGANQRPIIIIKKVKKVAGGHHGGAWKVAYADFVTAMMAFFMLLWLISNPDKARLKGLAEYFSPSVGEGTPSPPVMGSAEGQGGASRNNTAEATKAKGATTTTASTAGSARGGTANVPASLRVVASELQVALETSSQDQGKNTQIESSPDGLRITLMDTDKQSMFRSNTAELNPFARSLLAKVADKLATSGAQIGIEGHTDGAGGQSDANWRLSGDRALAARTALVALGITPDRFAEVVAMGATKPVYPDQPNRPENRRITVVLKAEASSLPSDSSFQF, from the coding sequence ATGCCCGCTCCCGGCGCCAATCAACGCCCGATCATCATCATCAAGAAGGTCAAGAAGGTTGCCGGTGGCCACCACGGCGGCGCCTGGAAAGTCGCCTATGCCGACTTCGTGACTGCGATGATGGCCTTCTTCATGCTCCTCTGGCTGATCTCCAACCCGGACAAGGCGCGGCTGAAGGGCCTTGCCGAATATTTCTCGCCGAGCGTCGGCGAGGGTACGCCGTCCCCGCCGGTGATGGGCTCGGCGGAGGGACAGGGCGGCGCGTCGCGCAACAACACTGCCGAGGCGACCAAGGCGAAGGGGGCCACCACCACCACCGCGTCGACCGCCGGATCGGCGCGCGGCGGCACTGCGAACGTGCCCGCTTCGCTGCGGGTGGTCGCGTCCGAGCTTCAGGTCGCGCTCGAAACGTCATCGCAGGACCAGGGCAAGAACACCCAGATCGAATCGTCTCCCGACGGGCTGCGCATCACGCTGATGGACACCGACAAACAGTCGATGTTCCGATCCAACACCGCCGAGCTCAATCCGTTCGCCCGCTCGCTGCTGGCCAAGGTCGCCGACAAGCTCGCGACTTCGGGCGCGCAGATCGGCATCGAGGGCCATACCGATGGCGCCGGTGGCCAGAGCGACGCCAATTGGCGCCTGTCGGGCGACCGCGCGCTTGCCGCCAGGACGGCATTGGTCGCGCTTGGCATCACGCCGGATCGCTTCGCCGAAGTGGTGGCGATGGGCGCGACCAAGCCGGTCTATCCCGACCAGCCGAACCGCCCCGAGAACCGCCGCATCACCGTCGTCCTGAAGGCGGAGGCATCCTCGCTTCCGTCCGACAGCAGCTTCCAGTTCTGA
- a CDS encoding PilZ domain-containing protein has product MRADIPPQDMEAAADHAAPMERAERIVTTLLIGKLLSANGPEHLCRIRNISTTGMLIETHRPLGFGAWVAVELRSGEKLQGTVAWCGTGRAGVQFVTPIEVDRILAEAKQSATVRVRNQPRAPRFDVRCPASISSNGRYIDVVLENVSQSGARIAMARPPKRDTEVILSVPGLPSRRCTTRWSDDAAAGLLFLEVIPYHELDAWLDHVEVN; this is encoded by the coding sequence GTGAGAGCCGACATCCCCCCGCAGGACATGGAAGCCGCCGCCGATCACGCGGCGCCGATGGAGCGGGCCGAGCGCATCGTCACGACCCTGCTGATCGGCAAGCTGCTCTCCGCCAATGGCCCCGAGCATCTCTGCCGGATCCGCAATATCTCGACCACCGGCATGCTGATCGAAACCCATCGTCCGCTGGGCTTCGGCGCCTGGGTAGCGGTGGAGCTGCGCAGCGGCGAAAAGCTGCAGGGCACCGTCGCATGGTGCGGCACCGGCCGCGCCGGGGTCCAGTTCGTCACTCCGATCGAAGTCGACCGCATCCTCGCCGAGGCCAAGCAGAGCGCCACCGTGCGCGTGCGCAACCAGCCGCGCGCGCCGCGCTTCGACGTGCGCTGCCCGGCGAGCATCAGCAGCAACGGCCGCTATATCGACGTGGTGCTCGAGAATGTGTCCCAGAGCGGCGCCCGCATCGCCATGGCCCGCCCGCCCAAGCGCGACACCGAAGTCATCCTCTCGGTTCCCGGCCTGCCCAGCCGCCGCTGCACGACCCGCTGGAGCGACGATGCCGCGGCCGGCTTGCTGTTCCTGGAAGTCATTCCCTATCACGAGCTCGACGCCTGGCTCGATCACGTCGAAGTGAACTGA